In the Deinococcus ficus genome, one interval contains:
- a CDS encoding MazG family protein → MNELLGVMRRLRGPGGCPWDQEQTHESLRPYLLEEAAEAADAVTAGDPAELAGELGDVLLQVAFHSVIAEETGTFSYAEVERGIVDKLVRRHPHVFGETQVAGSDEVVANWQAIKAAEQGGRVRPPSAKVPSGLGALAREAAAQKLAGARPDARAAREALEQALAGADGDAHAVADVLGAAVAWARALGVDAELALRDHTSCTLAELDRAAGPEGTGGRG, encoded by the coding sequence ATGAATGAACTGCTGGGCGTGATGCGCCGCCTGCGTGGCCCAGGCGGGTGCCCCTGGGATCAGGAGCAGACGCACGAATCCCTGCGGCCCTACCTGCTGGAAGAGGCCGCCGAGGCCGCCGACGCCGTGACGGCCGGCGACCCGGCCGAGCTGGCCGGGGAGCTGGGGGACGTGCTGCTGCAGGTGGCCTTTCACAGCGTGATCGCCGAGGAGACCGGCACCTTTTCTTACGCGGAGGTGGAGCGCGGCATCGTGGACAAGCTCGTGCGGCGCCACCCGCACGTGTTCGGGGAGACGCAGGTGGCCGGCAGTGACGAGGTCGTGGCGAACTGGCAGGCGATCAAGGCCGCCGAGCAGGGCGGCCGGGTGCGCCCGCCGTCGGCGAAGGTGCCCTCCGGCCTGGGGGCGCTGGCCCGGGAGGCCGCCGCGCAGAAACTCGCCGGGGCGCGTCCTGATGCCCGCGCGGCGCGGGAGGCGCTGGAACAGGCGCTGGCCGGAGCGGACGGGGACGCGCACGCGGTGGCGGACGTGCTGGGCGCGGCCGTGGCGTGGGCGCGGGCGCTGGGCGTGGACGCCGAACTGGCGCTGCGCGACCACACCAGCTGCACCCTGGCCGAACTGGACCGGGCGGCCGGGCCGGAGGGGACGGGCGGGCGTGGCTGA
- a CDS encoding NUDIX hydrolase — protein MADPLTAGTDAWAAWLAGRPRRALHLPEFRRAAVLVTLSRDDDPRLLLTVRASHLPTHQGQISFPGGSLEPGETVVEAALREAVEEVGLDLGTVEVLGELDDVFTPVGFHVTPVLARVTEPLTLTLTGEVAELLRPSLAELRAAPRRYEDRVLPDGTPVRMVRYDWHGHDIWGMTARVLEDLIDHGPA, from the coding sequence GTGGCTGACCCGCTGACCGCAGGCACGGACGCCTGGGCCGCGTGGCTGGCCGGGCGGCCGCGCCGGGCGCTGCACCTGCCGGAGTTCCGGCGGGCGGCGGTGCTGGTCACGCTGTCCCGCGACGACGACCCGCGGCTGCTGCTGACCGTGCGGGCCTCGCACCTGCCCACGCACCAGGGGCAGATCAGCTTTCCGGGCGGCAGCCTGGAACCCGGCGAGACGGTGGTGGAGGCCGCGCTGCGCGAGGCGGTGGAGGAAGTGGGGCTGGACCTGGGCACCGTGGAGGTGCTGGGCGAACTCGATGACGTGTTCACCCCGGTGGGGTTCCACGTGACGCCGGTGCTGGCCCGGGTGACCGAGCCGCTCACCCTGACCCTGACCGGGGAGGTCGCGGAGTTGCTGCGGCCGTCCCTGGCGGAACTGCGGGCCGCGCCGCGCCGGTACGAGGACCGGGTGCTGCCGGACGGCACGCCGGTGCGTATGGTGCGGTACGACTGGCACGGGCACGACATCTGGGGCATGACGGCGCGGGTGCTGGAGGACCTGATCGACCACGGCCCCGCGTGA
- a CDS encoding non-heme iron oxygenase ferredoxin subunit yields MSTPERVCVGSAADLPDQTEVTVNGTSVVVVRFEGTFYALRNNCTHKDHPLLGGSVEAGKITCEKHGGKFELETGKARALPAVKAVKLYRAEVEDGQVYVSEL; encoded by the coding sequence GTGAGCACCCCGGAGCGCGTCTGCGTGGGCTCGGCCGCCGACCTGCCCGACCAGACCGAGGTGACCGTGAACGGCACCAGCGTGGTCGTCGTGCGGTTCGAGGGCACCTTCTATGCCCTGCGCAACAACTGCACCCACAAGGACCACCCCCTGCTGGGCGGCAGCGTGGAGGCCGGCAAGATCACCTGCGAGAAACACGGCGGGAAGTTCGAACTGGAAACCGGCAAGGCCCGCGCCCTCCCCGCCGTGAAAGCGGTGAAGCTGTACCGCGCCGAGGTCGAGGACGGACAGGTGTACGTCTCCGAACTGTAA
- the purB gene encoding adenylosuccinate lyase, whose product MIDRYLTPEMKALWSEASKYRAWLKVELAAMDAQATHGEVPRDAHTTLTRKSEQDPLDDAFAQKVAEIEAVTRHDIVAFTRALTDRYGEEARFIHHGLTSTDVVDTAQNLLLDEALGLITQDVTALRDVCRTQAVAHKHTPTVGRTHGIHAEPMTFGLKFLNWMEALNRDLERLANARKRVQVVMLSGSVGTYAHVSPNVEEEVAAAWGWQAAPVTNQTLSRDRHAEVLYALASLGATLEKIAVEVRHLQRSEVREAMEPFGKGQTGSSSMPHKKNPILTENVTGFARLLRGFLITGLENVALWHERDISHSSNERVILPDATAGASYATRRLTGVLKDLVVFPERMLKNLNDLGGLVFSQRVLHALIDEKGMMREDAYTLVQRNALRSWETGEGLRELLKADPENPLSDADMDAAFDLNWYLRHVDSIYARFGL is encoded by the coding sequence GTGATCGACCGTTACCTGACGCCCGAGATGAAGGCCCTCTGGAGCGAGGCCAGCAAGTACCGCGCCTGGCTGAAGGTGGAACTGGCCGCCATGGACGCCCAGGCCACCCACGGCGAGGTGCCCCGCGACGCCCACACCACCCTGACCCGCAAAAGCGAACAGGATCCCCTGGATGACGCCTTCGCCCAGAAAGTCGCGGAGATCGAGGCGGTCACCCGGCACGACATCGTCGCCTTCACCCGCGCCCTCACCGACCGCTACGGCGAGGAAGCCCGCTTCATCCACCACGGCCTGACCAGCACCGACGTCGTGGACACCGCCCAGAACCTCCTGCTGGACGAGGCGCTCGGCCTGATCACTCAGGACGTCACCGCGCTGCGCGACGTGTGCCGCACGCAGGCCGTGGCGCACAAGCACACCCCCACCGTGGGCCGCACCCACGGCATTCACGCCGAGCCCATGACCTTCGGCCTGAAGTTCCTGAACTGGATGGAGGCCCTGAACCGCGACCTGGAACGCCTGGCGAATGCCAGGAAGCGCGTGCAGGTCGTGATGCTCTCCGGGTCCGTCGGCACCTACGCGCACGTCAGCCCCAACGTGGAGGAGGAGGTCGCCGCCGCCTGGGGCTGGCAGGCTGCGCCAGTCACCAACCAGACCCTCTCCCGCGACCGCCACGCCGAGGTGCTGTACGCCCTGGCCTCGCTGGGCGCCACCCTGGAGAAGATCGCGGTGGAAGTCCGCCACCTGCAGCGCAGCGAGGTGCGCGAGGCGATGGAACCCTTCGGGAAGGGCCAGACCGGCTCGTCCTCCATGCCCCACAAGAAAAACCCCATCCTGACCGAAAACGTGACGGGCTTTGCGCGCCTGCTGCGCGGCTTCCTGATCACCGGCCTGGAAAACGTGGCCCTGTGGCACGAGCGGGACATCAGCCACAGCAGCAACGAGCGCGTCATCCTGCCCGACGCCACCGCCGGCGCCAGCTACGCCACCCGCCGCCTGACCGGCGTGCTGAAAGACCTCGTGGTGTTCCCCGAACGCATGCTGAAAAACCTGAACGACCTGGGCGGCCTGGTGTTCAGTCAGCGCGTCCTGCACGCCCTGATCGACGAGAAGGGCATGATGCGCGAGGACGCCTACACCCTGGTGCAGCGCAACGCCCTGCGCAGCTGGGAGACCGGCGAGGGCCTGCGCGAACTGCTGAAGGCCGACCCCGAAAACCCCCTGTCCGACGCCGACATGGACGCCGCGTTCGACCTGAACTGGTACCTGCGGCACGTGGACAGCATCTACGCCCGGTTCGGCCTGTGA
- a CDS encoding FeoA family protein, whose product MPAFPLTLLQPGETAHIVALDPTHPLRRRLLELGFVRGARVDAVRRAPMGDPVQLHLNGTHLALRAADLHGIQVVRPAAERAGETDA is encoded by the coding sequence ATGCCCGCTTTTCCTCTCACCCTCCTTCAGCCGGGCGAAACGGCCCACATCGTCGCACTGGACCCCACTCACCCCCTGCGGCGGCGCCTGCTGGAACTGGGTTTCGTGCGCGGCGCCCGCGTGGACGCCGTGCGCCGCGCCCCCATGGGCGACCCGGTGCAGCTGCACCTGAACGGCACCCACCTCGCCCTGCGCGCCGCGGACCTGCACGGCATCCAGGTCGTGCGCCCGGCGGCCGAGCGCGCCGGGGAGACGGACGCGTGA
- the feoB gene encoding ferrous iron transport protein B, which yields MTVPHPPAPPELPLTPPDEAACQATVARLQAAAQPRVVVVGNPNTGKTTLINAVAGTNLKVGNWAGVTVEKREATLRVGDRTVQLLDLPGAYSLSPHTPEELVTRTALLDENPDVILNVLDAGNLERNLYLTLQLLDFRVPLVLTLNLIDEARDKGLTVDAAALSRTLGVPVLETVASRAVGTAGLLPAALGGATLGSGVRYPDAIEHAVGALTGRMAGLPTLPAHAHRSLALSLLEGDPSLRGRLNATGHADLVREADAVVAALNAQGLDPLIEIAEARYARASDLARVAVPQVHARRTFSERLDALTLHPVWGVPIFLALVLLVFRLTFSVAAPFVDLIGGPLQETVAGWAAALLAGVPLARDIVVNAIVPGVGTVLSFVPTLLVLYLAMSFLEDSGYMARAAFLADRLMRALGLDGRAFIPLILGFGCNVPAVSATRTLEHHSDRVLVSMIMPFMSCSARLPVYVIFAAALFPHAGSWIVWSMYLLGMAVAFVFAWLLRRTALKPGGSGVLLELPPYRFPAWRVLWKHGWRRTASFAKRARTTVLVTVAAVWFLLAIPAVGGQPFAQVAPKDSVFGVAAQAVSPLFAPLGFGNWQATGALVPGFVAKEVVVGTLGQIYLGEQAAPPAPLGLLDGVVQAGAATWAAVKASLVALPTVVALPSLGADTSADVKSPLASALAQAFTPASGLAYLVFVLLYTPCIVTVGAIAQEHGRKVAWITVAYQLVTAWALAFLTYQVARALL from the coding sequence GTGACCGTTCCCCACCCGCCGGCGCCCCCCGAGCTGCCCCTCACCCCGCCTGACGAGGCCGCCTGTCAGGCCACCGTCGCGCGCCTCCAGGCGGCCGCGCAGCCGCGTGTGGTCGTGGTCGGCAACCCCAACACCGGCAAGACCACCCTGATCAACGCGGTGGCCGGCACGAACCTGAAGGTCGGGAACTGGGCGGGCGTGACCGTGGAGAAACGCGAGGCGACCCTGCGGGTGGGTGACCGCACCGTCCAGTTGCTGGACCTGCCCGGCGCGTACTCCCTGAGCCCGCACACCCCGGAGGAACTGGTCACCCGCACCGCGCTGCTGGACGAGAACCCGGACGTCATCCTGAACGTGCTGGACGCCGGGAACCTGGAACGCAACCTGTACCTGACGCTGCAGCTCCTGGACTTCCGGGTGCCGCTGGTCCTGACCCTGAACCTGATTGACGAGGCGCGCGACAAGGGCCTGACCGTGGACGCCGCCGCGCTCTCACGCACGCTGGGCGTGCCGGTGCTGGAAACCGTCGCCAGCCGCGCCGTGGGCACCGCCGGGCTGCTACCCGCCGCGCTGGGCGGCGCGACCCTGGGGTCCGGCGTGCGCTACCCGGACGCCATTGAGCACGCCGTGGGCGCCCTGACCGGCCGCATGGCGGGCCTGCCGACCCTGCCCGCGCACGCGCACCGCTCCCTGGCCCTGAGCCTGCTGGAAGGCGACCCCAGCCTGCGCGGGCGCCTGAATGCCACCGGGCACGCCGACCTGGTCCGCGAGGCCGACGCGGTGGTGGCCGCCCTGAACGCGCAGGGCCTGGACCCCCTGATCGAGATCGCCGAGGCCCGGTACGCCCGCGCGTCCGATCTGGCGCGGGTGGCGGTGCCACAGGTGCACGCCCGCCGGACCTTCAGTGAGCGGCTGGACGCCCTGACCCTGCACCCGGTGTGGGGCGTGCCGATCTTCCTGGCGCTGGTGCTGCTGGTGTTCCGCCTGACCTTCAGCGTGGCCGCGCCGTTCGTGGACCTGATCGGCGGTCCCCTTCAGGAAACCGTGGCGGGGTGGGCGGCGGCGCTGCTGGCCGGGGTGCCGCTGGCGCGGGACATCGTGGTGAACGCCATCGTGCCCGGCGTGGGCACCGTGCTGAGCTTCGTGCCCACCCTGCTGGTGCTGTACCTCGCCATGAGTTTCCTGGAGGACAGCGGCTACATGGCCCGCGCCGCGTTTCTCGCCGACCGGCTGATGCGCGCCCTGGGCCTGGACGGCCGGGCGTTCATTCCGCTGATCCTGGGGTTCGGGTGCAACGTGCCCGCCGTGAGTGCCACCCGCACGCTGGAGCACCACAGCGACCGGGTGCTGGTCAGCATGATCATGCCGTTCATGAGCTGCTCGGCGCGCCTGCCGGTGTACGTGATCTTCGCCGCGGCGCTGTTCCCGCACGCCGGGTCGTGGATCGTGTGGAGCATGTACCTGCTGGGCATGGCCGTGGCGTTCGTGTTCGCGTGGCTGCTGCGCCGCACCGCCCTGAAGCCCGGCGGGAGCGGCGTGCTGCTGGAACTCCCGCCGTACCGCTTCCCGGCGTGGCGGGTGCTGTGGAAGCACGGCTGGCGCCGCACCGCCAGTTTCGCGAAGCGGGCCCGCACGACCGTGCTGGTCACGGTGGCGGCCGTGTGGTTCCTGCTGGCGATCCCGGCGGTGGGCGGGCAGCCGTTCGCGCAGGTCGCGCCGAAAGACAGCGTGTTCGGCGTGGCCGCGCAGGCCGTCTCGCCGCTGTTCGCGCCGTTGGGCTTCGGGAACTGGCAGGCGACCGGGGCGCTGGTGCCGGGGTTCGTGGCGAAGGAGGTCGTGGTGGGCACGCTGGGGCAGATCTACCTGGGCGAGCAGGCCGCCCCGCCCGCCCCGCTGGGCCTGCTGGACGGCGTGGTGCAGGCCGGCGCGGCCACCTGGGCCGCCGTGAAGGCCAGCCTGGTGGCCCTGCCGACCGTGGTGGCGCTGCCCAGCCTGGGCGCCGACACCAGCGCCGACGTGAAAAGCCCGCTGGCCTCGGCGCTGGCGCAGGCGTTCACGCCCGCGTCCGGGCTGGCGTACCTGGTGTTCGTGCTGCTGTACACGCCGTGCATCGTGACGGTGGGCGCCATCGCGCAGGAGCACGGCCGGAAGGTCGCGTGGATCACGGTGGCGTACCAGCTGGTGACCGCCTGGGCGCTGGCGTTCCTGACGTATCAGGTCGCGCGGGCCCTGCTGTGA
- a CDS encoding S1C family serine protease, with protein sequence MKRTASLLLSVLSLTVPSFAAAQTLPQAVRERIIKATVMLLPATEDGKLDGSRGSGTIISPEGFILTNYHVVGDNEARRLAPWVQVRTVRFVDEEPQPTYWGKVIAGDPFLDLAVVQIVEDKDEKPVGKLNLPFMQIGDSNRLTIGDPIYVFGFQGTGGMTLSYSAGSVAGFTGEDLSSGGRQWIKHDAQTGPGNSGGGAYNTDGDLIGVHSAGIAGQNNSRTSFMRPLSVAWGLITPNVPKFAVRSGTSTASTATNTGGAQAQTRGTTAGTGPAPTPRSDATGTLSWPLRGQSGQTWTMQYPEVGRISVTLTGTNAEGTPTGTATLPNGAKWSALFFAGTSSAAAKLAVSDGKAALFCAVDRAGLSGLNARGTALYIEDLNRSNGGDEVGDCTLQLQSGPGTTGSTTGTSGSLGSLLGQGGTAPSSAGLAWPLKGAVGQSWSVQLPQLGRLTVKLDGTTSTGNPKGTATLPDGTKWTAVLSYDTKADDTAMMVSDGDSLIYCLVTRSGLSGTTARGTAYYLKDLDSEDDPDKLGDCSFQLQGAAGAGTSGTGTAGTGTSTPTRLAWPLKPQVGQAWQVQIPELGLVTVSLTGRDDQGDPKGTATLPDGTKWTAYFYHEAAKNTTWLDILDGRGSMVYCAFTAQGLSGTGARGSAYYVKDVNAKEDPAKIGECSAQLK encoded by the coding sequence ATGAAACGAACGGCGTCTCTTCTTCTCTCGGTCCTCTCGCTCACGGTGCCCAGCTTCGCGGCGGCGCAGACGCTGCCGCAGGCGGTGCGCGAACGCATCATCAAGGCCACGGTCATGCTGCTCCCCGCCACCGAGGACGGCAAGCTGGACGGCTCACGCGGGTCCGGCACGATCATCAGCCCCGAGGGTTTCATCCTCACGAACTACCATGTCGTCGGCGACAACGAGGCCCGCCGGCTGGCCCCATGGGTGCAGGTCCGCACCGTGCGCTTCGTGGACGAGGAACCCCAGCCGACCTACTGGGGCAAGGTGATCGCCGGGGACCCCTTCCTGGACCTGGCGGTCGTGCAGATCGTGGAGGACAAGGACGAGAAACCCGTCGGGAAGCTGAACCTGCCGTTCATGCAGATCGGCGACAGCAACCGCCTCACCATCGGGGACCCCATCTACGTGTTCGGGTTCCAGGGCACCGGCGGCATGACCCTCAGCTACTCCGCCGGGTCGGTGGCGGGCTTCACCGGTGAAGACCTCAGCAGCGGTGGCCGACAGTGGATCAAGCACGACGCCCAGACCGGGCCCGGGAACTCCGGCGGCGGGGCGTACAACACCGACGGCGACCTGATCGGCGTGCACAGCGCCGGCATTGCCGGGCAGAACAACTCCCGGACGTCGTTCATGCGGCCCCTGTCGGTCGCGTGGGGCCTGATCACGCCGAACGTCCCGAAATTCGCGGTGCGGTCCGGCACCAGCACCGCCAGCACGGCCACGAACACGGGAGGCGCGCAGGCGCAGACGCGCGGCACCACGGCCGGTACGGGCCCGGCCCCCACGCCCCGCAGCGACGCGACCGGCACGCTCTCCTGGCCCCTGCGCGGCCAGTCCGGGCAGACCTGGACCATGCAGTACCCGGAAGTCGGGCGGATCAGCGTGACCCTGACCGGCACGAACGCCGAGGGCACCCCCACCGGCACGGCCACCCTGCCCAACGGCGCGAAGTGGAGCGCCCTGTTCTTCGCCGGGACCAGCAGCGCCGCCGCGAAACTCGCCGTGTCGGACGGGAAGGCGGCGCTGTTCTGCGCGGTGGACCGGGCCGGCCTGTCGGGCCTGAACGCCCGCGGCACCGCGCTGTACATCGAGGACCTGAATCGCAGCAACGGCGGCGACGAGGTGGGCGACTGCACCCTGCAACTCCAGAGCGGTCCCGGCACCACGGGCAGCACCACCGGCACGTCCGGGAGCCTGGGCAGCCTGCTCGGCCAGGGCGGGACCGCGCCCAGCAGTGCCGGGCTCGCATGGCCGCTCAAGGGCGCGGTGGGCCAGAGCTGGAGCGTGCAGCTGCCGCAACTGGGCCGGCTCACCGTGAAACTGGACGGCACCACCAGCACCGGCAACCCGAAAGGCACCGCCACCCTGCCCGACGGCACGAAGTGGACGGCCGTGCTCTCGTACGACACGAAGGCCGACGACACCGCCATGATGGTCTCGGACGGGGACAGCCTGATCTACTGCCTGGTGACCCGCAGCGGCCTGAGCGGCACCACCGCCAGGGGCACCGCGTACTACCTGAAGGACCTGGACAGCGAGGACGACCCGGACAAACTCGGGGACTGCTCCTTCCAGCTGCAGGGCGCGGCGGGCGCTGGCACCTCGGGCACTGGCACGGCCGGAACGGGCACGAGCACCCCCACGCGCCTGGCCTGGCCGCTGAAACCGCAGGTCGGGCAGGCGTGGCAGGTGCAGATCCCGGAGCTGGGGCTGGTCACGGTCAGCCTGACGGGCCGGGACGACCAGGGGGACCCGAAAGGCACCGCCACCCTGCCGGACGGCACGAAATGGACGGCGTACTTCTACCATGAGGCCGCGAAGAACACCACGTGGCTGGACATCCTGGATGGCCGGGGCAGCATGGTGTACTGCGCCTTCACCGCGCAGGGCCTGAGCGGCACGGGCGCGCGCGGCAGCGCGTACTACGTGAAGGACGTGAATGCCAAGGAAGACCCCGCGAAGATCGGGGAGTGCAGCGCCCAGCTGAAGTAA
- a CDS encoding nitroreductase family protein has product MTRPVQSPEQVRAFFDAHRTVRQYVTADGQPIPLPPEHLDVILHAAQRAPTDATAQLYSFVRLTDPAVRARVAELTTNAHIATASEAFVVCADVHRVRRVLEVAGYAPGEWPAIAVHFGIGDAVMAGTNLLTAAEMLGYQGCWIGGVLNGLPGIVELLALPEGVLPFAALTIGRPAEDTPYRPRVPRPLVVHTDTYHVGTDDEIREATEIMNPIAARGDRPGDWARLLNAYFGAGGGMEKREPVLREVMAAQSVGWPDRSPVT; this is encoded by the coding sequence ATGACCCGCCCCGTCCAGTCCCCCGAACAGGTTCGCGCGTTCTTCGACGCCCACCGCACCGTCCGCCAGTACGTCACGGCGGACGGCCAGCCGATCCCCCTGCCGCCCGAGCATCTGGACGTGATCCTGCACGCCGCGCAGCGCGCCCCGACCGACGCGACCGCGCAGCTGTACTCCTTCGTGCGCCTCACCGACCCCGCCGTGCGCGCCCGCGTGGCGGAACTCACCACGAACGCGCACATCGCCACCGCCAGCGAGGCCTTCGTGGTGTGCGCCGACGTGCACCGCGTGCGCCGCGTGCTGGAGGTCGCCGGATACGCGCCCGGCGAGTGGCCCGCCATCGCCGTGCACTTCGGCATTGGGGACGCCGTGATGGCCGGCACGAACCTGCTCACCGCCGCCGAGATGCTCGGGTACCAGGGCTGCTGGATCGGCGGCGTGCTGAACGGCCTGCCGGGCATCGTGGAGCTGCTGGCGCTGCCCGAGGGCGTGCTGCCCTTCGCGGCCCTCACCATCGGCCGGCCCGCCGAGGACACCCCGTACCGCCCGCGGGTGCCGCGCCCCCTGGTCGTGCACACCGACACCTACCACGTCGGCACCGACGACGAGATCCGCGAGGCGACGGAAATCATGAATCCCATCGCGGCGCGCGGTGACCGGCCCGGCGACTGGGCGCGGCTCCTGAACGCGTACTTCGGCGCGGGCGGCGGCATGGAGAAACGTGAGCCGGTCCTGCGGGAGGTCATGGCCGCGCAGAGCGTGGGCTGGCCGGACCGGAGTCCCGTGACCTGA
- a CDS encoding 1,4-alpha-glucan branching enzyme has translation MSSAVPLPLDHGHLQKLVTADLVRPDHLLGAHPTTEGGVEGVRFAVWAPHAHHVSVVGDFNGWNGFDNAMQRLDFGYWGVFVPSARRGQRYKYRITSAQGQTEDKMDPYGTFFEVRPATGSIIWTEPFDWTDQEWMQARTSGLDEPVSIYECHAPSWMRTDDGWFLNYRDLAHRLGEYVVFMGYTHVELLGVMEHPFDGSWGYQVTGYYAPTSRMGSPEDFKYLINHLHGLGIGVILDWVPGHFPTDPAGLARFDGTPLYEYADPRKGFHHDWNTFIFDYGRNEVVMFLIGSALKWLQDYHLDGLRVDAVASMLYLDFSRTEWVPNIHGGRENLEAIAFLKRLNEVVHHMAPGCMIVAEESSAFPGVTTPAPFGLGFDYKWAMGWMNDTLAYFEKDPIYRRHVHHNLTFYNMYRLGEHYVLALSHDEVVHLKKSLVAKQPGDWYAQRAGYRAFLTMMWSTPGKKLLFMGQDFAQPTEWNHDQALPWHLADHPDHRGVMTLVRDLNALYRSRRDWYAGDRQDTSLLWLSADDADHSVYAYARRDEASGAWSLIVANLTPVYREGYRVGVPQGGTYRMLLSTDDGQYGGFGTQQPDLRAHEPGWHNQTHHLCLNLPPNSALVLEAVPEEGAAPAQPGGTA, from the coding sequence ATGAGTTCTGCCGTTCCCCTGCCGCTGGACCACGGGCACCTACAGAAGCTGGTGACCGCCGATCTGGTGCGCCCCGATCACCTGCTGGGCGCCCACCCCACCACGGAAGGCGGCGTGGAGGGCGTGCGGTTCGCGGTCTGGGCTCCGCATGCGCACCACGTGAGCGTGGTCGGGGACTTCAACGGCTGGAACGGGTTCGACAACGCCATGCAGCGCCTGGACTTCGGGTACTGGGGCGTGTTCGTGCCGTCGGCGCGGCGCGGGCAGCGGTACAAGTACCGGATCACGTCCGCGCAGGGCCAGACCGAGGACAAGATGGACCCCTACGGCACCTTCTTCGAGGTCCGCCCCGCGACCGGCAGCATCATCTGGACCGAGCCCTTCGACTGGACCGACCAGGAATGGATGCAGGCCCGCACCTCCGGCCTGGACGAACCGGTCAGCATCTACGAGTGCCACGCGCCCAGCTGGATGCGCACGGACGACGGCTGGTTCCTGAACTACCGCGACCTCGCGCACCGGCTGGGGGAGTACGTGGTGTTCATGGGGTACACGCACGTGGAACTGCTGGGCGTGATGGAACACCCCTTCGACGGCTCCTGGGGGTATCAGGTGACCGGGTACTACGCGCCCACCAGCCGCATGGGCAGCCCCGAGGACTTCAAGTACCTGATCAACCACCTGCATGGGCTGGGCATCGGCGTGATCCTGGACTGGGTGCCCGGGCACTTTCCGACCGACCCGGCCGGCCTCGCCCGGTTCGACGGCACGCCCCTGTATGAGTACGCCGACCCGCGCAAGGGCTTCCATCACGACTGGAACACCTTCATCTTCGACTACGGCCGCAACGAGGTCGTGATGTTCCTGATCGGCAGCGCCCTGAAGTGGCTGCAGGACTACCACCTGGACGGCCTGCGCGTGGACGCTGTGGCGAGCATGCTGTACCTGGACTTCTCCCGCACGGAGTGGGTGCCGAACATTCACGGCGGCCGGGAGAACCTGGAAGCCATCGCGTTCCTCAAGCGCCTGAACGAGGTGGTGCATCACATGGCGCCCGGCTGCATGATCGTCGCGGAGGAAAGCAGCGCCTTCCCCGGCGTGACCACGCCCGCCCCGTTCGGGCTGGGCTTCGACTACAAGTGGGCGATGGGCTGGATGAACGACACCCTGGCGTACTTCGAGAAAGACCCCATCTACCGCCGGCACGTGCACCACAACCTGACCTTCTACAACATGTACCGCCTGGGCGAACACTACGTGCTGGCCCTCAGCCACGACGAGGTCGTGCACCTGAAAAAATCCCTGGTCGCCAAGCAGCCCGGCGACTGGTACGCGCAGCGCGCCGGGTACCGCGCCTTCCTGACCATGATGTGGAGCACGCCCGGCAAGAAGCTGCTGTTCATGGGCCAGGATTTCGCCCAGCCCACCGAGTGGAACCACGACCAGGCCCTGCCCTGGCACCTGGCGGACCACCCGGACCACCGCGGCGTGATGACCCTGGTGCGGGACCTGAACGCCCTGTACCGCTCCCGGCGCGACTGGTACGCCGGGGACCGGCAGGACACCAGCCTGCTGTGGCTCAGCGCGGACGACGCGGACCACAGCGTGTACGCCTACGCCCGCCGTGACGAGGCGAGCGGCGCGTGGAGCCTGATCGTGGCGAACCTGACCCCGGTGTACCGCGAGGGCTACCGCGTCGGCGTGCCGCAGGGCGGCACCTACCGCATGCTGCTCTCCACCGACGACGGGCAGTACGGGGGGTTCGGCACGCAGCAGCCGGACCTGCGCGCCCATGAGCCCGGCTGGCATAACCAGACGCACCACCTGTGCCTGAACCTGCCGCCGAACAGCGCCCTGGTGCTGGAAGCCGTCCCTGAGGAGGGCGCCGCCCCGGCTCAGCCCGGCGGGACCGCATGA